The sequence below is a genomic window from Rudanella lutea DSM 19387.
AAAATCCCAGGAACCGCCCTTTGGTTGCCTGCCTTGCTAAAGGGGTAGCAGGCTTGAGTCGGTAGTCGAAGGCTGCCGGATTGATAAACTCGGTGGGTAGTTTAGTGATGCCGGTTTGCCGAACCGGGTAAAAGGATTCGATACGCCCAGCCTGATAGAAATTACAATTTGTGAGTCGGTTGGTAGTCCAGCCGTAGTCTTCGTACAAAAGGCTGCGGCCCGCCCGCCCGCTGTTGTGAAACAGACAGTTTCGGATGTCGGTCCACTGCGCCCCTTTCATGCTCAACACATGGCCAAGCTCTACATTACCCACGTTGTCGAATGTACAGCGGTCAACGGTCAGAAACGGTCCCAGCGTACTTTCGTCATTCCCCCCGCGGTAGAGGTCGAGGGCGCCTGTTAGAATGTTCCGAAAAAGACAGTTTTGCAAAATGACGTACTCGGCGTTGTAAATGCCCTTGTCTTCTTTTTCGGCGGCCAGGCTCAGCACATCGCCTGTAATATTGCTGAACACACAATTGCTGAACAGCACCGTGTCGGCATAGGTACTTTTGGTGGCCCGAAAAGCGGATCTTCGGCCCTCAGTCAAGTCGGTGAAAAGGCAATTATTGACAATCAGTTTGTAATGCTCAATCATGGGGTTTGCGCTAGTCCGAATGATACAGTCGGCTACGTTTGATGCCGACGTACCCACGAAGGCCAGGCCATCGAGCCGCAGGGCTCCACCGTTTTCGATGGTGAAAAACGCAAAGTTGCCATCCTCACCCGCAAACGCCACAGTTGGGCGCGTGGGTAGCCCTGCTTTGGCCCGAAACGTGAGGGGCATGTTTATGGGTATGGCTTTCGAGACTGGGTAAGTACCAGTATCCACCAGCTCGACCACATCGTGCGGCTTCAGTTGTTTACAAATTCTGGAGAGAGCATCCGGTTCATTGGACCGTACCGGCCAGATGTTACCCGTTTTGGGGTTGTCAGTGGGCATCGGACGGAACCAGCCCGGTCCTGCCTCGGCTTCAACCACCGGCCGTTTAAACTGACGTACTGCCGCCGATAGCACCGCCCCGGCCAGATTACCATTTTTACGCGGGCTGCCGGTGATATCCATAGAGCCGGGTACAGTCGGAAAATCGGGCGGTAGGGTAGCCTTTGGGAGTGGTACGAGGAGCCCGTCGGACGTTTTCATGAGGCTCATGGTGGCGGCTGTCAGGCCCGGTAGGTAGGGCTTCGTGCCCAGTTGAACCACGTTGTCGCGAAATGAAATGCCGCTGATATCGTCGTAGACGTGAAAGAGCGAATCCGTTTTTGGGCTGTAAAATACATTACCGATCACCTGTACATTTTCAGGGCGGGCGGTACGTTCAAGGTCTTTACCGGCGGCCAGTTCAATGCTTTTGCAGTTGACAAACGTATTGTGTGCGATCAGCACGTCGCGAACCTGATGATACCGGTTAATGGGCGAATTGGGCACGGCGTTCATGATCGTGAGTGCCGACCGGAAGTCTTCGCCATTGAGATCAGCAAAGTAGTTGTTCCAGATTTTGTGGCCCGCATTAATAACCCGCACCCCGCCGGTATGTGGCTTTCCGTTTCCCAGAAATACATTGCCTTCGATAAGGTTGCGGTTACCGTGACGTAGCACCAGCCCTCCTTCGCATTCGACAAAAAGATTGCGCCGGATGTGGTTGTCGCACGACTTAATCGAAATAATCTCGACTTCGCCGTTGCAGTGGTAAAAGTAATTTTCCTCGATCAGCGTCCGTGAAGAGGTCAGCGAAAAGGTCGACACACCCACCCGGATGGTTTCGCCCCCGTTGGACCCCAGTCGGGGGCGAGGGCCAAAGTAGTTGTGGTCGATTCGATGTTCGTTATTCTGGTTTTGGGCATCGTTGAGGTTTACAGCCAGGGTTACACCCCCGTTTTTCTTACCTGCTACGTAGTTATGATCAAACCGGTTATGTTGTCCATACAGCTGAACCCAGATGTCTTCTTTCATGCGGTCTGGATTGTTAAATCCGTCGATGACGCACTCAGTTACCCGGCAGTTGAAAGCGAGGTGTTTGCTATCTTCCCGAAACTCAATAACTCCACTGCCTGGGGTGTATCCGTTGCGGAAATACAACCCTGTCACAAGGAGGTATTGACCGGCCAAGCGTAGCCGTGATTTCCCTTCGAGCGTGACACCGCCCGCCTTTTCGGCCCGCAGCACAATGGGTCGGCTCGCCGTGCCGGTTCCTTTAAACACCAGCAAGGCATCAGCCCATACGCCATTGCGCATAATCAGTGTATCGCCAGGTTGCAGTTTTTCTACGGCTTCGCCAAATTCGGTAGGGGTGCGAACGGGTAACTCACGACTGTATCCATCCGTTAGCAGGAGCGAAGCAACGAGTAAAAGTACGTAGTTTAGGAACTGGCGCATAACTAGAATAAGTGCAAATTTTTAGTATTCTTTTCCAGACGATTCGTCGGTAAGATTAGCTTAAGTTAGAAATGAAATGCTATTAATAGCACAATAAAATTTTGCTTTTTTACCAAAAAAATAGGCCTTGTCTGCTGAAATAACGTTACCGGCAACGTTACCGGTAGCGTTGCCGGTAATACCTTTTCTTTATCAAAAAATTTATATTTAACCTTGTGCTATTGTTTATCAGGTGCCAATATCGGAGTTCAGACGAGGGCGCCCAGTTTTTCGGGCCCGGGATGAATTCTCTGCCTCAACGTGAAATTGTACTATTTGCAGGCATAATTAAATTCATTGATTATGGAGCATTCAAAAAATGAACTGGGTAAGCCCGCAACGATAAAGGACATAGCCCGGGCGTTGAATATTTCAATTACAACGGTATCGCGGGTGCTGCGCGACAAGCCTGATGTCAATCCAGAAACACGAAAAGCGGTGCTTGAATTGGCGAAGAAACTGGAGTATCACCCAAATCAGGTAGCGCTCAGTTTAGTTACCCGGCAAACCCACAGCATAGGCGTCATTGTACCGAATCTGGATTACTTTTTTGCTACCGCCATTCGCGGTATCGATGAGATGGCACTGGAGGCTGGATATACCGTTATGACCTCGCAGTCGAACGAGTCATACGGTCGTGAAATCATCAATACGCAGCGGTTAATGAACGGTCGCGTTGATGGGTTGATCGTCTCCTTATCGAGCGATACCCTCAACGTCGATCATTTTCGTCGGCTTATTCAGCGAAACGTTCCGGTCGTTTTCTTTGATCGGGTAGGGGGAGACCTCCATGCGAACAAAGTCGTATTGGATAATCAGGCCGGGGCGGTTCAGGCAGTTACGCATTTGATCGAACAGGGTTGCCGACGCATTGCGTATCTGGCCGGACCAGCCAATTTGTCCATCGGACAGCAACGTCGAGATGGCTACGTTACTACACTACAACGATATAATCTGCCCGTCGACGAAAA
It includes:
- a CDS encoding chondroitinase-B domain-containing protein codes for the protein MRQFLNYVLLLVASLLLTDGYSRELPVRTPTEFGEAVEKLQPGDTLIMRNGVWADALLVFKGTGTASRPIVLRAEKAGGVTLEGKSRLRLAGQYLLVTGLYFRNGYTPGSGVIEFREDSKHLAFNCRVTECVIDGFNNPDRMKEDIWVQLYGQHNRFDHNYVAGKKNGGVTLAVNLNDAQNQNNEHRIDHNYFGPRPRLGSNGGETIRVGVSTFSLTSSRTLIEENYFYHCNGEVEIISIKSCDNHIRRNLFVECEGGLVLRHGNRNLIEGNVFLGNGKPHTGGVRVINAGHKIWNNYFADLNGEDFRSALTIMNAVPNSPINRYHQVRDVLIAHNTFVNCKSIELAAGKDLERTARPENVQVIGNVFYSPKTDSLFHVYDDISGISFRDNVVQLGTKPYLPGLTAATMSLMKTSDGLLVPLPKATLPPDFPTVPGSMDITGSPRKNGNLAGAVLSAAVRQFKRPVVEAEAGPGWFRPMPTDNPKTGNIWPVRSNEPDALSRICKQLKPHDVVELVDTGTYPVSKAIPINMPLTFRAKAGLPTRPTVAFAGEDGNFAFFTIENGGALRLDGLAFVGTSASNVADCIIRTSANPMIEHYKLIVNNCLFTDLTEGRRSAFRATKSTYADTVLFSNCVFSNITGDVLSLAAEKEDKGIYNAEYVILQNCLFRNILTGALDLYRGGNDESTLGPFLTVDRCTFDNVGNVELGHVLSMKGAQWTDIRNCLFHNSGRAGRSLLYEDYGWTTNRLTNCNFYQAGRIESFYPVRQTGITKLPTEFINPAAFDYRLKPATPLARQATKGRFLGFSATP
- a CDS encoding LacI family DNA-binding transcriptional regulator produces the protein MEHSKNELGKPATIKDIARALNISITTVSRVLRDKPDVNPETRKAVLELAKKLEYHPNQVALSLVTRQTHSIGVIVPNLDYFFATAIRGIDEMALEAGYTVMTSQSNESYGREIINTQRLMNGRVDGLIVSLSSDTLNVDHFRRLIQRNVPVVFFDRVGGDLHANKVVLDNQAGAVQAVTHLIEQGCRRIAYLAGPANLSIGQQRRDGYVTTLQRYNLPVDENLIVYSEFDREFAYRATLQLLDDYRPDAIFAVSDRLVVGALLALRTRGVRVPEEVALVGFNDEPVVSLLTPSVSSVAQPAYEMGRMATKLLIQQINSDTSLPPQTIVVKPELVIRESSVRKG